One genomic segment of Rivularia sp. PCC 7116 includes these proteins:
- a CDS encoding GDSL-type esterase/lipase family protein produces the protein MQTFVAPSMQLSVVPNSPQPLKIVALGDSLVYGFGDPDGGGWVERLRRSWMLPESAGHVLYNLGVRGDRTVQVAKRLEVEFRHRGELRNRVPDIIILSVGVNDSARVGRLDGKNYTNFSNFEEQLSSLVQQAQQLCPVLFVGMVPVNEEKMPFLNCLYYNRDDQYRYKEATRLICRKQGIPYLDIFDKWMLHPESWRVQRLSSDGLHPNTLGYQSLLEDVTNWEAIARFNSKDHYRLTS, from the coding sequence ATGCAAACATTTGTAGCTCCTTCAATGCAGCTATCTGTAGTACCCAATAGCCCTCAACCTCTAAAGATTGTCGCGTTAGGGGATAGTTTAGTTTATGGATTTGGCGACCCAGACGGAGGTGGCTGGGTTGAAAGATTGCGACGAAGTTGGATGTTACCCGAAAGTGCGGGTCATGTTCTTTACAATTTGGGTGTTCGAGGCGATCGCACTGTACAAGTAGCGAAAAGACTAGAAGTTGAATTTCGTCATCGGGGGGAGTTGCGAAATCGCGTTCCTGACATCATCATATTATCGGTAGGAGTAAATGATTCTGCCCGTGTAGGTCGTCTTGATGGTAAAAATTATACGAATTTTAGCAATTTTGAAGAGCAGCTTAGTTCTTTAGTGCAGCAGGCTCAACAACTTTGTCCCGTATTGTTTGTTGGTATGGTGCCGGTAAATGAGGAGAAAATGCCCTTTCTCAACTGCTTGTACTATAATCGCGATGACCAGTACCGCTACAAAGAAGCAACTCGACTTATTTGTCGAAAACAGGGCATACCTTATCTGGATATTTTTGATAAATGGATGCTACATCCAGAATCCTGGAGAGTCCAACGTTTGAGCAGTGATGGTCTTCATCCTAATACCTTAGGTTATCAAAGCCTGTTAGAAGACGTAACGAATTGGGAAGCAATTGCCCGTTTTAATTCTAAAGACCACTACCGCTTAACTTCATAG
- a CDS encoding calcium-binding protein, whose translation MGGIGNDVLSGGEGDDSINGGAGTDTLRETADTNFTLTNNQLESAATGTDTFENIERVALTGGDSANTINASAYSGRVTLSAKAGNDTLIGGIGNDVLSGGEGDDSINGGAGTDTLRETADTNFTLTNNQLESAATGTDTFENIERVALTGGDSANTINASAYSGRVTLSAKAGNDTLIGGIGNDVLSGGEGDDSINGGAGTDTLRETADTNFTLTNNQLESAATGTDTFENIERVALTGGDSANTIDASAYSGSAFLYGKAGNDTLIGGSGNDNLYGGEGDDSINGGAGTDTLRETGDVDFNLTNTTLTGNGTDSFSNIERVALTGGDSANTIDASAYSGSAFLYGKAGNDTLIGGSGNDNLYGGEGDDTIYGGEGTDTLRETADTNFTFINSNQLQSEATGNDSFKDIERVALTGGDSNNTIDASEFSGSAFLYGKAGNDTLTGGSGNDFIKAGEDDDLISGGAGNDRLYGEGGNDIFVLSSDMGKDTIYDFEDGVDKLDLSDNLTFDMLTITASGSNTNILQGNQTLATLINVDSALIDVNDFNTLNG comes from the coding sequence TTGGGTGGTATTGGAAATGATGTCCTTTCTGGTGGAGAAGGGGATGATTCTATAAATGGGGGAGCAGGTACCGACACCTTGCGAGAAACTGCCGATACCAACTTTACCCTTACTAATAATCAACTTGAAAGTGCTGCTACTGGTACAGATACTTTTGAAAATATCGAACGAGTCGCTTTAACTGGGGGAGATAGCGCTAATACAATTAATGCTTCCGCTTACAGTGGAAGAGTAACTCTAAGCGCAAAAGCTGGAAACGATACTTTAATTGGTGGTATTGGAAATGATGTCCTTTCTGGTGGAGAAGGGGATGATTCTATCAACGGGGGAGCAGGTACCGATACCCTGCGAGAAACTGCCGATACCAACTTTACCCTTACTAATAATCAACTTGAAAGTGCTGCTACTGGTACAGATACTTTTGAAAATATCGAACGAGTCGCTTTAACTGGGGGAGATAGCGCTAATACAATTAATGCTTCCGCTTACAGTGGAAGAGTAACTCTAAGCGCAAAAGCTGGAAACGATACTTTAATTGGTGGTATTGGAAATGATGTCCTTTCTGGTGGAGAAGGGGATGATTCTATCAACGGGGGAGCAGGTACCGATACCCTGCGAGAAACTGCCGATACCAACTTTACCCTTACTAATAATCAACTTGAAAGTGCTGCTACTGGTACAGATACTTTTGAAAATATCGAACGAGTCGCTTTAACTGGGGGAGATAGCGCTAATACAATTGATGCTTCCGCTTACAGTGGAAGTGCTTTCCTCTACGGTAAAGCTGGAAACGATACTTTGATTGGTGGTAGCGGCAACGATAATCTTTATGGTGGAGAAGGTGACGACTCTATAAATGGGGGAGCAGGTACCGATACCCTGCGAGAAACCGGCGATGTTGACTTTAACCTTACTAACACTACACTTACAGGTAACGGTACAGATAGCTTTAGCAATATCGAACGAGTTGCTTTAACTGGGGGAGATAGCGCTAATACAATTGATGCTTCCGCTTACAGTGGAAGTGCTTTCCTCTACGGTAAAGCTGGAAACGATACTTTGATTGGTGGTAGCGGCAACGATAATCTTTATGGTGGAGAAGGCGACGACACTATTTATGGGGGAGAAGGTACCGATACTCTAAGAGAAACTGCCGATACTAACTTTACCTTTATTAACAGTAATCAACTTCAAAGCGAGGCTACTGGTAACGATAGTTTTAAAGATATCGAACGAGTCGCTTTAACTGGTGGAGATAGCAATAATACGATTGATGCTTCTGAATTTAGTGGAAGTGCTTTCCTTTACGGAAAAGCTGGAAACGATACTTTAACAGGTGGTAGCGGTAACGACTTTATTAAAGCTGGGGAAGATGATGATTTAATTAGCGGTGGCGCTGGTAACGATCGCCTTTACGGTGAAGGTGGTAACGATATTTTCGTTCTAAGTTCCGATATGGGTAAGGATACTATCTACGATTTTGAAGATGGTGTTGATAAATTAGATTTATCTGATAATTTAACTTTTGATATGTTGACTATCACCGCAAGTGGAAGCAATACAAATATTCTTCAAGGTAATCAAACTTTAGCGACTTTGATTAATGTTGATAGCGCCTTGATTGATGTGAACGATTTCAATACTTTAAACGGTTAA
- a CDS encoding S-layer family protein yields MAATVLNPGDIAIVGYITNGSPDSFSFVPLVDLSAGTEIYFTDSGWKGNEFRDTEGTKKFTVDNDIAAGTVIRSTEQSSDFTWENVSRSLNLSGSGDQIAAVQSNNLDSPLSSDFTAIYQVDYTGSFEDADTASTGNIITGLSEAENTAVLLNDTAKYAYFDFDAIPNGTREDWLATINNPENWTFSDDGTTLPSGSIEVISEVSANNLVVTNTNDSGEGSLRQAIENANNLEDVDTITFDASLSGETITLTSGELLVTDAVTIQGLGANQITISGNNSSRIFKIDNNDSGNQIDVTIDSLSITGGQTPEGDDANDDGAGIWNRENLTLKNVVIRNNQAADDGGGIRNDGEITIIDSTVADNTSIGTSDTSGGGGLLNTIGASATVINSTFSNNEAKNGAGIRNDDNLTLINSTLSGNTASESGGGLANTINPNDFRNPASGGKATISNSTITNNTAEDSSGNGANSQVGGGIANFGIATVSNSIIAKNTNDDDFKNLVFGQSNSNGNNLIGNGEGVAAFTNGNNEDIVGTAAAPIDPLLDVLKDNGGATQTHALLADSQAINAGSNTKLVGDSFDLDGDGNTTEQIPFEQRAEGFERIVDSVVDIGAYEYSIGNTASQAPGITANQSFPIDENSKKGTFVGRVIATDPDSNTLSNWQIIDGNLDVDGDGKDAFAINSRTGNITVNDADDLDFENNPSFQLQLSVSDGTNTSNPATVTINLNDVAGSEINGTSENDRLNGSPEDDVIDGKEGNDFLYGYTGNDTLLGGSGNDNLYGGEGDDSINGGDGTDTLRETADVDFNLTNTTLTGNGTDTFENIERVALTGGDSANTINASAYSGRVTLSAKAGNDTLIGGIGNDVLSGGEGDDSINGGAGTDTLRETADTNFTLTNNQLESAATGIDTFENIERVALTGGDSANTIDASAYSGSAFLYGKAGNDTLIGGSGNDVLSGGEGDDSINGGAGTDTLRETADTNFTLTNNQLESAATGTDTFENIERVALTGGDSANTINASAYSGRVTLSAKAGNDTLIGWYWK; encoded by the coding sequence ATGGCAGCTACAGTTCTCAATCCCGGCGATATCGCAATTGTTGGATATATCACCAATGGTTCTCCTGATTCTTTCTCCTTTGTTCCCTTGGTTGATTTGAGTGCAGGTACTGAAATCTACTTCACTGATAGTGGTTGGAAAGGTAACGAATTTCGAGATACTGAAGGAACAAAAAAATTTACTGTAGATAATGATATTGCCGCAGGTACGGTTATTCGTAGCACGGAACAATCAAGTGATTTTACTTGGGAAAACGTTTCACGAAGCTTGAATTTAAGCGGATCGGGAGATCAAATTGCAGCAGTACAATCTAATAATTTAGACAGTCCACTGTCTTCAGACTTTACTGCAATTTACCAAGTTGATTATACAGGTAGTTTTGAAGATGCCGATACTGCTAGTACTGGCAACATAATTACTGGTTTATCGGAAGCAGAGAATACAGCAGTTCTACTGAATGATACGGCAAAATACGCCTATTTTGACTTTGATGCTATACCTAACGGTACGCGGGAAGATTGGTTAGCAACGATTAATAATCCAGAAAACTGGACTTTTAGTGACGATGGAACGACTTTACCGTCAGGAAGTATTGAAGTAATTTCTGAAGTTTCAGCCAACAATCTAGTTGTTACCAACACCAACGACAGTGGCGAAGGTTCCTTACGTCAAGCAATTGAAAACGCTAACAATCTTGAAGATGTTGATACAATTACTTTCGATGCTAGTTTAAGCGGAGAAACCATTACTTTAACTAGCGGCGAATTACTTGTAACAGATGCCGTTACTATTCAAGGTTTAGGTGCCAATCAAATTACTATCAGTGGTAATAACTCTTCTCGCATCTTCAAAATTGATAATAACGATAGCGGTAATCAAATTGATGTCACTATTGACAGTTTAAGTATTACGGGTGGACAAACTCCAGAGGGAGATGACGCGAATGATGATGGTGCAGGTATTTGGAACCGAGAAAATCTGACACTGAAAAATGTTGTAATTCGCAATAATCAAGCTGCTGATGATGGTGGTGGTATCCGCAACGACGGCGAAATCACTATTATTGATAGTACAGTAGCTGATAACACTTCTATCGGGACGAGTGATACCAGTGGTGGTGGCGGACTTCTTAACACAATTGGTGCGTCAGCAACAGTTATTAATAGTACTTTTAGCAACAATGAAGCTAAAAACGGCGCTGGTATTCGTAATGATGATAATTTAACTTTAATTAATAGTACTCTCAGTGGTAATACTGCATCTGAAAGTGGTGGTGGATTAGCTAATACAATTAATCCTAACGACTTCCGCAATCCTGCATCAGGCGGTAAAGCAACAATAAGCAACAGCACTATCACCAATAATACAGCCGAGGATTCAAGCGGAAATGGTGCTAATTCTCAAGTAGGAGGTGGTATTGCCAACTTTGGTATTGCAACAGTCAGTAACAGCATTATTGCCAAGAATACAAATGATGATGATTTTAAAAATTTAGTTTTTGGTCAGAGCAATAGCAACGGTAACAACCTAATTGGTAACGGCGAGGGTGTAGCTGCTTTTACCAATGGAAATAATGAAGATATTGTGGGTACTGCTGCTGCTCCCATCGATCCATTACTTGATGTTCTCAAAGATAATGGTGGAGCCACTCAAACTCATGCACTTTTAGCTGATAGCCAAGCAATTAATGCAGGTAGCAATACTAAGCTAGTAGGAGATAGTTTTGACTTAGATGGGGATGGTAATACTACCGAACAAATTCCCTTTGAGCAAAGAGCTGAAGGGTTTGAGCGGATTGTTGATAGTGTAGTTGATATTGGTGCCTACGAATATAGTATTGGTAATACTGCCAGCCAAGCACCGGGAATTACTGCAAACCAAAGTTTTCCAATTGACGAAAATAGCAAGAAAGGAACTTTTGTAGGTCGAGTAATTGCCACAGATCCCGATAGCAATACTTTATCAAACTGGCAAATTATAGACGGAAACTTAGATGTTGACGGCGATGGTAAAGATGCATTTGCAATCAACTCGAGAACCGGGAATATTACTGTTAACGATGCTGACGATCTTGATTTTGAAAACAACCCTAGTTTCCAATTACAACTAAGTGTCAGTGACGGAACTAATACCAGTAATCCGGCAACCGTTACTATTAACCTTAATGATGTTGCAGGAAGTGAAATTAATGGGACTTCCGAAAACGATAGACTCAATGGAAGTCCAGAAGACGACGTTATCGATGGTAAAGAAGGAAATGATTTCCTCTACGGATATACTGGAAACGATACTTTATTAGGCGGTAGCGGTAACGATAATCTTTATGGTGGAGAAGGTGACGACTCTATAAATGGGGGAGATGGTACCGATACCCTGCGAGAAACGGCTGATGTTGACTTTAACCTTACTAACACTACACTTACAGGTAACGGTACAGATACTTTTGAAAATATCGAACGAGTCGCTTTAACTGGGGGAGATAGCGCTAATACAATTAATGCTTCCGCTTACAGTGGAAGAGTAACTCTAAGCGCAAAAGCTGGAAACGATACTTTAATTGGTGGTATTGGAAATGATGTCCTTTCTGGTGGAGAAGGGGATGATTCTATCAACGGGGGAGCAGGTACCGATACCCTGCGAGAAACTGCCGATACCAACTTTACCCTTACTAACAATCAACTTGAAAGTGCTGCTACTGGTATAGATACTTTTGAAAATATCGAACGAGTCGCTTTAACTGGGGGAGATAGCGCTAATACAATTGATGCTTCCGCTTACAGTGGAAGTGCTTTCCTCTACGGTAAAGCTGGAAACGATACTTTAATTGGCGGTAGTGGAAACGATGTCCTTTCTGGTGGAGAAGGGGATGATTCTATAAATGGGGGAGCAGGTACCGACACCTTGCGAGAAACTGCCGATACCAACTTTACCCTTACTAATAATCAACTTGAAAGTGCTGCTACTGGTACAGATACTTTTGAAAATATCGAACGAGTCGCTTTAACTGGGGGAGATAGCGCTAATACAATTAATGCTTCCGCTTACAGTGGAAGAGTAACTCTAAGCGCAAAAGCTGGAAACGATACTTTAATTGGGTGGTATTGGAAATGA